In Sulfurisphaera javensis, a single genomic region encodes these proteins:
- a CDS encoding Rieske (2Fe-2S) protein encodes MKDKVIIKREDFIFAKKLIWKMRNKNTRFDTKEFMTKGREYLYEYAEKNVGPLNPERRAFLKGLLIGIGVFAVASAVPLINSLNPQEIYLKSFPWMIIVDSNGNPIEASKIPVNDPEILLFEYPMLGDITFLLNMGDENNNPVAVPPTEVLIPETGKTYHFPGGVGPYNSIVAYSAICQHLGCVPPEIHFYPPQYFKVGGSTPNYIPPDAYQAAMQAKAISVIHCDCHGSTYDPWHGAAVLTGPTVRPLPYVELYWDSSTDYLYAIGMNPNAPPIMDHTSDLEGVAYLDGYDESTGCPKFLLKKGQGVTNCYTTLQNEGNTFEGGS; translated from the coding sequence ATGAAGGATAAAGTGATTATAAAAAGAGAGGATTTTATATTTGCTAAGAAACTTATTTGGAAAATGAGGAATAAAAACACAAGGTTTGACACTAAAGAGTTTATGACAAAAGGAAGAGAATATCTTTATGAATATGCTGAGAAAAATGTTGGTCCTTTAAATCCAGAAAGAAGGGCATTCTTAAAGGGATTACTAATTGGTATTGGTGTTTTTGCTGTTGCCTCAGCTGTACCATTAATAAATTCTCTAAATCCCCAAGAGATATATTTAAAGAGTTTTCCTTGGATGATAATTGTAGACTCTAATGGTAATCCAATAGAAGCTTCTAAAATACCAGTTAATGATCCAGAAATACTTCTTTTCGAATACCCAATGTTAGGAGATATAACTTTCTTATTAAACATGGGTGATGAAAATAATAACCCAGTAGCTGTTCCTCCTACTGAAGTTTTAATACCAGAAACTGGGAAAACTTATCATTTTCCAGGGGGTGTAGGTCCTTATAATTCCATTGTAGCTTATAGTGCAATTTGCCAACATTTAGGCTGTGTTCCACCTGAAATTCATTTCTATCCTCCACAGTATTTTAAGGTTGGTGGAAGTACACCAAACTATATTCCGCCAGATGCATATCAAGCAGCCATGCAAGCTAAGGCTATAAGTGTTATTCACTGTGATTGTCATGGCTCAACTTATGATCCCTGGCATGGTGCTGCTGTGTTAACTGGACCTACAGTTAGGCCTCTTCCTTACGTTGAATTATATTGGGATTCCTCAACAGATTACCTTTATGCAATAGGAATGAATCCTAATGCACCACCAATTATGGACCATACTTCAGATCTTGAAGGTGTTGCATATTTAGACGGCTATGATGAGAGTACTGGTTGTCCAAAGTTCTTGTTAAAGAAGGGACAAGGTGTAACAAACTGTTATACTACTTTGCAGAATGAAGGAAATACTTTTGAAGGTGGTTCATAA
- the soxA gene encoding proton pump complex quinol oxidase subunit SoxA, translated as MRIMSFLAHIKEHAELAWFIVMLTLVAIFSGWNIYGVTHGTSTSYRYGLPLFSGLPKQAQQAVIYFNSHPPSGKPYEVINGILVVNMSITQTTGYVPNVIVANTSEPIVIILYSPQVITGFFMRLPNGVVNVNAVPGTPSYIYFVTPSTPGNYTWRDPEYSAYNFSYFTGTLEVV; from the coding sequence ATGAGAATAATGAGCTTCTTAGCTCACATTAAGGAACATGCAGAATTAGCATGGTTCATAGTAATGTTAACACTAGTAGCAATTTTCTCTGGTTGGAATATTTACGGAGTAACACACGGAACTAGCACAAGTTACAGATACGGATTGCCATTATTTTCTGGCTTACCAAAACAAGCACAACAAGCTGTAATCTATTTCAATTCTCATCCTCCCTCTGGGAAACCTTATGAAGTTATTAATGGCATATTAGTAGTTAACATGTCAATAACACAAACTACTGGTTACGTTCCAAACGTTATAGTAGCAAATACATCAGAGCCAATTGTAATAATTTTATACTCACCACAAGTGATTACTGGATTCTTTATGAGATTACCTAACGGTGTTGTTAACGTTAATGCTGTGCCCGGTACTCCTAGTTACATATACTTCGTCACTCCTTCTACTCCGGGTAACTATACATGGAGAGACCCGGAGTATTCAGCTTACAACTTCTCCTATTTCACCGGAACTTTAGAGGTGGTGTAA
- the soxB gene encoding proton pump complex quinol oxidase subunit SoxB, with protein sequence MDFVNKAKKIVNPKDTLSLSWLYFLGSVAWLIILGTAAMNLRTYLTYDQNSPAVGPIYYTMLTIHGWSAMLGLVPDAAIAIIIFSIYKSGLSVIHRKAVTAMFWISNLALAFALFGGPDTAWYMYPPLAIEDNSVFQAFRLYHGAMIGAAYLALALNSACGAIATLILVIDAYLTKPKDQKINIFAAYGVAFALVIAITLPALTAAELWYVAAVWFPTMVTVNPLLWVILFWFYGHPVVYYVPFPLFGALYYYIPIYAKRPLFSEKWARWNIFLLAIGSMLIWVHHLQTFPLPVDLRAWITVSTLLLASGSGLTVLNLGLTILTSKGYDYKDPLGLTFLIALIGFIIGGVQALPLPINIINGVVHNTYYVVGHFHLVIWTLILVGFTGVFLDLLKASNPNLNFSEKARKLMVAGLIVWAVPFISVGYLMSIAGYLGLLRRVIAYPSMFTPYMDAMSFLAEIGIPGLVITIATGIGEYLRTSTKVSSLSSPFSFSGTMVKQLGGDKSGRTTKS encoded by the coding sequence ATAGATTTTGTTAATAAAGCTAAGAAAATAGTTAACCCAAAGGATACGTTATCCCTCTCTTGGTTATATTTCTTAGGCTCAGTAGCTTGGTTAATAATTCTTGGCACAGCTGCAATGAACCTAAGAACTTATTTAACTTACGACCAAAACTCTCCCGCAGTAGGTCCAATTTACTATACAATGCTCACTATTCACGGTTGGAGTGCAATGTTAGGACTAGTACCCGATGCCGCAATTGCCATTATAATATTTTCAATATATAAATCTGGATTATCAGTAATACACAGAAAAGCCGTAACTGCTATGTTTTGGATTTCGAATCTTGCATTAGCATTTGCTTTATTTGGAGGCCCCGATACCGCCTGGTATATGTATCCTCCTCTTGCTATAGAAGATAACTCAGTATTCCAAGCATTTAGATTATATCACGGTGCAATGATAGGGGCAGCTTATTTAGCCCTAGCATTAAATAGTGCATGTGGAGCAATTGCTACTCTAATACTCGTCATTGACGCTTATTTAACAAAACCAAAGGATCAAAAAATCAACATATTTGCAGCTTATGGTGTAGCTTTCGCATTAGTTATTGCAATAACTTTACCAGCATTGACTGCTGCCGAATTATGGTATGTAGCAGCTGTATGGTTCCCAACTATGGTAACTGTAAATCCACTTTTGTGGGTAATCCTATTCTGGTTCTATGGACATCCAGTAGTTTATTATGTTCCATTCCCGCTATTTGGAGCATTATATTATTATATTCCAATTTATGCAAAAAGACCATTATTCAGTGAAAAATGGGCGAGATGGAATATTTTCTTATTAGCAATAGGTTCAATGCTAATATGGGTTCATCATTTACAAACTTTCCCATTACCAGTTGACTTAAGAGCATGGATTACAGTCTCAACGCTCTTATTAGCTTCTGGTTCTGGGTTAACAGTCTTAAATTTGGGGCTAACTATATTGACATCAAAAGGTTATGATTATAAGGATCCATTAGGTTTAACATTCTTAATCGCATTAATTGGTTTTATTATAGGGGGAGTTCAAGCATTACCATTACCTATAAATATCATAAATGGCGTAGTACACAACACTTATTACGTCGTTGGTCACTTCCACTTAGTAATATGGACGCTAATATTAGTTGGATTTACTGGAGTCTTCCTTGATCTATTAAAAGCCTCTAATCCAAACTTAAACTTTAGTGAAAAAGCTAGAAAATTAATGGTTGCTGGATTAATAGTATGGGCTGTACCATTCATATCTGTTGGATATTTAATGAGCATAGCCGGTTATTTAGGACTTTTAAGAAGAGTGATCGCTTACCCATCAATGTTTACTCCTTACATGGATGCAATGTCATTTTTAGCTGAAATTGGAATACCGGGTTTAGTAATAACTATAGCTACTGGAATAGGTGAATATTTGAGAACTTCTACTAAGGTATCAAGTTTAAGTTCACCTTTCTCTTTTTCTGGAACTATGGTTAAACAGTTAGGAGGTGATAAAAGTGGAAGAACCACAAAGAGTTAA
- the soxC gene encoding proton pump complex cytochrome B SoxC has product MEEPQRVKKEEEKKNQGFFDSILDRIGINEAPLFRTPDYMYNVSYWLGGLVAASFAYTVITGLILLLLYNPANAYAQTQTIINDIPYGAVILFSHLYGAYIMIILVYIHMFRNFFKGAYKKPRELQWVTGVLLLALTLGASFFGYSLVGDVLGINAVDIGSSLLIGTGFPGATTIVGWLFGPGVDAVQSSNPAVRAEFFSRILGWHIIMVALIGLLFMFHLMLSERYGMTPSAKEKPKVPAYYTKEEQQKFNPWWPRNFVYMLSLVLMTWGVILIVPDVLANLNSIVSLPIVINPFPAPQAFTTAANSVQPYPPWFFLFLYKFVDFLLPNGTPILPSMVIAILIIGLVILMLIPFFENSQWMYISNRKFWTWVMSVLAYSLVALSVWGYLEPGVPAPTSQQLLILGVPALILAIIIGISDKLKRRNNKEISSIQVPRITPTSILSTSVITLLFAGTFGDFLLRPSLLGLFILFPLGVLVYHFVSKMVKAFNSNGATKSSYPITKKMAFIAIPTIFIITIFLAVLFFKLPSVGVQSTYAGIDLGVILFLWGYAINLYHYLFYVKD; this is encoded by the coding sequence GTGGAAGAACCACAAAGAGTTAAAAAAGAAGAAGAGAAGAAAAACCAAGGCTTTTTCGATTCAATATTAGATAGAATAGGAATTAATGAGGCACCCTTATTTAGAACTCCGGACTACATGTATAATGTTTCATACTGGTTAGGAGGGTTAGTAGCTGCAAGTTTTGCTTATACTGTAATAACTGGTTTAATCCTTTTACTCCTTTATAACCCAGCAAATGCTTATGCACAAACGCAGACAATTATAAATGATATCCCGTATGGTGCAGTAATTCTATTTAGCCATCTTTATGGAGCTTACATAATGATCATTTTAGTTTACATTCATATGTTTAGAAACTTCTTCAAAGGGGCTTATAAAAAGCCTAGAGAATTACAATGGGTAACTGGTGTATTATTGCTTGCTCTTACATTAGGAGCCTCTTTCTTCGGCTATAGCCTAGTTGGAGATGTGTTAGGTATTAACGCTGTTGATATAGGTTCTTCGTTACTTATTGGTACTGGTTTCCCCGGAGCAACTACAATAGTAGGTTGGTTATTTGGACCAGGTGTTGACGCAGTCCAATCAAGTAATCCAGCAGTTAGAGCTGAATTCTTTAGCAGAATTTTAGGATGGCATATAATCATGGTAGCATTAATTGGATTACTCTTTATGTTTCACTTAATGCTATCTGAAAGATACGGAATGACACCATCAGCAAAAGAAAAGCCAAAAGTCCCAGCTTATTATACAAAAGAAGAACAGCAAAAGTTTAACCCATGGTGGCCAAGAAACTTCGTTTACATGTTATCGCTTGTCCTAATGACTTGGGGAGTAATTCTAATTGTACCAGATGTATTAGCGAATTTAAACTCCATAGTAAGTTTACCTATAGTAATTAACCCCTTCCCAGCACCACAAGCATTTACTACAGCAGCCAACAGTGTTCAGCCATATCCACCATGGTTCTTCTTATTCCTTTACAAATTTGTAGACTTTCTATTACCTAATGGAACACCAATATTACCTTCAATGGTAATTGCAATACTTATAATTGGTTTAGTAATTTTAATGTTAATTCCGTTCTTCGAAAATAGCCAGTGGATGTATATAAGTAATAGAAAATTCTGGACTTGGGTAATGAGTGTTTTAGCGTATTCCTTAGTAGCCTTATCAGTCTGGGGCTATCTAGAACCAGGAGTACCAGCACCAACTTCCCAACAATTATTAATACTAGGCGTTCCAGCATTAATCTTAGCTATAATTATTGGAATATCTGACAAGTTGAAAAGAAGAAATAATAAGGAAATATCATCGATTCAAGTTCCTAGGATTACTCCAACCTCAATCCTTAGTACTTCAGTGATAACTTTACTATTCGCAGGAACTTTTGGTGACTTCTTACTAAGGCCAAGCCTACTAGGATTATTTATACTATTCCCGCTTGGAGTATTAGTATACCATTTCGTAAGTAAAATGGTTAAAGCGTTTAATAGCAATGGTGCAACTAAGTCAAGTTATCCAATAACAAAGAAAATGGCCTTCATAGCAATACCTACAATCTTTATAATTACAATTTTCCTTGCTGTATTATTCTTCAAATTACCAAGTGTTGGTGTACAAAGTACCTATGCTGGAATTGATTTAGGTGTAATACTATTCTTGTGGGGTTATGCAATAAACCTTTACCATTACTTGTTTTATGTAAAAGATTAA
- a CDS encoding DUF1404 domain-containing protein, whose product MEIDKKELKVSHFLLPIGILVLFLNPYVEGLESNYQWLFMLSHYAMFIAGLLLINGIVKGNYLLLIPSAIIAVFWHLPYYFSLAAAFPIYRILCELSLVLSGIMAGIGISKLSLLYRFGLVIIWMTADTAYSIIFLLGNPAYTNVVYPFSPYTVSQEINTAIAMWIIMSVIIAYIAGKFLRELLF is encoded by the coding sequence ATGGAAATTGATAAGAAAGAATTAAAAGTTTCACATTTTTTATTACCCATTGGTATTCTAGTCTTATTCCTAAATCCTTATGTTGAAGGACTAGAGAGCAATTATCAGTGGTTATTTATGCTTTCTCATTATGCCATGTTTATAGCTGGATTACTACTAATAAATGGTATAGTTAAAGGTAACTATTTACTTCTCATACCTTCAGCAATTATAGCTGTCTTTTGGCACTTACCATATTATTTTTCTTTAGCAGCTGCTTTTCCCATATATAGGATATTATGTGAACTCTCACTTGTTTTATCTGGAATAATGGCTGGTATAGGTATTAGTAAGCTTTCCTTACTTTACCGTTTTGGATTAGTAATTATATGGATGACAGCAGATACAGCTTACTCAATCATCTTTTTACTAGGAAATCCAGCTTATACTAACGTTGTTTATCCCTTCTCTCCTTATACTGTTTCTCAAGAAATTAATACAGCTATAGCAATGTGGATTATTATGTCAGTAATAATTGCTTATATTGCTGGAAAATTCTTACGTGAGTTACTTTTTTAA
- a CDS encoding HPP family protein: MFPSRKKKTIAILNLIISISLLFIVTVLTHTEYILPPFLATAATKYPDPDWREYRSFPIMISYLISSVIGVLFVLLSLTGLLMAMISAFVSFIIEVLINIEHPPSILASFLAVLEKVSPLFILHPVLTGVIIVEGVNYLLTRYIEPLIK, encoded by the coding sequence ATGTTCCCGTCAAGAAAAAAGAAAACTATCGCTATACTTAATTTGATTATTTCAATTTCCCTTCTTTTCATAGTAACAGTATTAACTCACACTGAATATATTCTTCCACCGTTTTTAGCTACTGCTGCCACTAAATACCCAGATCCAGATTGGAGAGAATATCGTAGTTTTCCGATCATGATTTCGTACCTTATATCCTCTGTGATAGGAGTTTTATTTGTTTTACTTTCTCTTACAGGTTTATTAATGGCTATGATCTCAGCTTTCGTCTCTTTTATCATTGAAGTTCTCATAAATATTGAACATCCACCATCAATTTTAGCTTCTTTCTTGGCAGTATTAGAAAAAGTTTCACCTCTTTTTATTCTTCATCCCGTTTTAACTGGTGTAATTATAGTTGAAGGGGTAAACTATTTGCTTACACGTTATATAGAACCGTTAATTAAATAA
- a CDS encoding DUF973 family protein: MIKALTKARKNKKGLSGAVTALILVIASVIIALVVVRFAFGLFGAFGGTPTVTQVGTGTMIYSNGNYVAVITLHSTGNVVVENALISGVQTSPASVGASLSAGANTITISIASNDVSQTLEPGSTYTISLGLSDGQSVSVSVVYQ, encoded by the coding sequence ATGATTAAGGCCCTCACAAAGGCAAGGAAAAACAAGAAAGGTCTTAGTGGTGCTGTAACAGCATTAATATTAGTAATTGCATCAGTAATAATAGCTTTAGTAGTTGTAAGATTTGCTTTCGGTCTATTCGGTGCATTTGGTGGCACGCCAACAGTAACACAAGTAGGAACAGGAACAATGATTTATAGCAATGGTAACTACGTAGCTGTAATAACTTTACATTCAACTGGAAATGTAGTTGTTGAGAATGCTCTGATATCTGGAGTACAAACATCACCAGCCTCAGTAGGTGCTAGTTTATCTGCTGGAGCAAATACAATAACTATATCAATAGCTAGTAATGACGTATCACAAACTCTAGAACCAGGTTCTACTTACACAATAAGCTTAGGATTAAGTGACGGACAATCAGTATCTGTATCTGTAGTATACCAGTAA
- a CDS encoding DEAD/DEAH box helicase, which yields MSSDLFTLFKNSYNHGNSYLISAPTGSGKTHIAKYLLNEEERIVVYVSPLKALSREVYKAIKRNAKYIDSDVYEDDLRYFNSDALLTTYEKFDSAIRHNYPWLKEISLVIIDEIHNVESDRGLPIEDIVLWAKHNSVPIIGLSATIGDLENYRKWLNAELIKIEKRKVPLHECVAFPFLIRCYDDNRIISIEKRGLKNVKLDLLLGVLNYILALNKNALVFVRSRNSAETLAETLRKFSIPALPYHSGLPFEIRDKTVEQFIKGEIKVLVSTTALGQGVNLPVYATVFYDITLPDSNEKGEFKGWRELTPAEFKQIAGRAGRPGFDKEGMAIVITDTIKEMDKVVKKYYKSEVKEEIGGIEYTLENLTLGVISWLNKAKEEEIENTIKEGSLHFKGKEVKPSIDYLHSLGLITFENNGNIILTPLGKAVSLSYIDVMALKGFPVNTDDFDFLDVLVSSPEVAQSLRGCEEGKELLKRWINGEDISTLCLKLSAKDIEEVISNARWISFALYRVLKALGHKKAKEALEFYESVKYGLPKFGVTLVKLGIDKDKAKIIIQKGIKSLEELCVVSNLLKLGEFNFCKRYQIELREFVNENYGKSIYKDDPRVEALKQIGIITEDYKWKEYK from the coding sequence ATGTCATCTGACTTATTTACCCTTTTCAAGAACTCTTATAATCACGGTAATAGTTATTTAATTTCTGCTCCAACTGGTTCTGGTAAAACTCATATAGCTAAGTATTTGCTTAATGAGGAAGAAAGGATAGTAGTTTACGTTTCTCCCCTTAAAGCTCTATCTAGAGAAGTCTATAAAGCAATAAAAAGAAATGCGAAATACATTGATTCTGACGTTTATGAGGACGATCTAAGGTACTTTAACTCTGATGCCTTATTAACTACTTATGAAAAATTTGATAGTGCAATAAGACACAATTATCCATGGTTAAAAGAAATCAGCTTAGTTATAATTGATGAAATACATAACGTAGAAAGTGATAGAGGATTACCAATAGAAGACATAGTTTTGTGGGCAAAACATAATTCAGTACCAATTATAGGCTTAAGTGCGACTATAGGAGATTTAGAAAATTATAGAAAGTGGTTGAATGCTGAGCTAATTAAAATAGAAAAGAGAAAAGTTCCTTTACATGAATGCGTTGCCTTCCCTTTTTTAATAAGATGTTATGATGATAATAGAATAATTTCAATTGAAAAAAGAGGTTTAAAAAACGTAAAACTTGACCTACTTTTAGGTGTACTTAATTACATACTTGCCTTAAATAAAAACGCCTTAGTTTTCGTGAGGAGTAGAAATTCAGCCGAAACTTTAGCAGAAACTTTAAGAAAATTCTCCATACCAGCTCTTCCTTATCATTCAGGTTTACCATTTGAAATTAGGGATAAGACAGTAGAACAATTCATAAAAGGTGAAATTAAAGTTTTAGTATCGACAACAGCCTTAGGACAAGGAGTTAACTTACCAGTTTATGCAACAGTATTTTATGATATAACACTACCAGACTCGAACGAAAAGGGAGAGTTTAAAGGATGGAGAGAATTAACTCCAGCAGAATTTAAACAAATAGCTGGAAGAGCTGGAAGACCAGGTTTTGATAAAGAGGGAATGGCAATAGTAATAACTGACACTATTAAGGAAATGGACAAAGTTGTTAAGAAATATTATAAGAGTGAGGTAAAAGAGGAAATAGGAGGAATTGAATACACTTTAGAAAACTTAACCCTAGGAGTGATAAGCTGGTTAAATAAGGCAAAAGAGGAAGAGATAGAAAATACGATAAAAGAAGGAAGTTTGCACTTCAAAGGGAAAGAAGTAAAACCATCAATAGACTATTTGCATTCTCTAGGTTTAATAACTTTTGAAAATAATGGGAATATTATATTAACACCTCTGGGCAAAGCTGTTTCGTTAAGTTATATTGACGTTATGGCGTTAAAGGGATTTCCAGTTAACACTGATGACTTTGATTTCCTAGATGTTTTAGTATCATCTCCAGAAGTTGCTCAATCACTTAGGGGCTGTGAGGAAGGAAAAGAATTACTTAAGAGATGGATAAACGGTGAAGATATATCTACCCTATGCTTGAAATTATCGGCAAAAGACATAGAAGAGGTAATTTCTAATGCCAGATGGATATCCTTTGCCTTATATAGAGTATTAAAAGCATTAGGACATAAGAAAGCCAAAGAAGCTTTAGAATTTTACGAAAGCGTAAAATATGGCTTACCAAAGTTTGGGGTCACTTTAGTTAAGTTAGGTATTGATAAGGATAAAGCTAAAATAATTATTCAAAAGGGGATAAAAAGTTTAGAAGAACTTTGTGTTGTTTCTAATTTACTAAAACTAGGAGAGTTTAATTTCTGTAAAAGATATCAGATAGAGCTAAGAGAATTTGTCAATGAAAATTATGGAAAAAGTATATATAAAGATGATCCCAGAGTAGAAGCATTGAAACAGATCGGAATAATTACAGAAGATTACAAGTGGAAAGAATATAAATAA
- a CDS encoding DsrE family protein: protein MPLNVIVQIKDEDKVMQGLRSVINLYNDLKDAVIEVVFHQSAIKALLKDSNFREIIEDLMSKGIIIVGCENSIKAQKIKEDSLISGIRIVTSGVGEIVRKQSEGWIYLVV, encoded by the coding sequence ATGCCATTAAATGTTATTGTTCAAATCAAGGATGAAGATAAAGTTATGCAAGGTTTAAGGTCAGTAATTAACCTATATAATGATTTAAAAGATGCTGTTATAGAGGTGGTTTTCCATCAATCAGCAATTAAAGCATTACTTAAGGATAGTAACTTTAGGGAAATAATAGAGGATTTAATGAGTAAGGGTATTATAATAGTTGGTTGTGAAAATAGTATTAAAGCCCAGAAGATAAAGGAGGATTCGTTAATATCGGGTATTAGGATTGTTACTTCTGGTGTTGGTGAAATAGTAAGGAAACAAAGTGAGGGATGGATTTATCTTGTGGTGTGA
- a CDS encoding molybdate ABC transporter substrate-binding protein: protein MDLTLSNFDILLDFWGSTDGLKMSFSGNQWFVLPDILSFLDKKGIKAYIETIPPGLVRRRAEGEKIKVGNLEISFKPEIVSLPTSLLQGLKIKKSKEYVENTMVIVYKEGLKVKDWCDLNNLSRVAIPNPETEGIGQIFKEIYTEVCGNYENLASKVYFTKVHHREIPYMLSSGSINAGVVWKTEALYWKFNYIEPEKNKVGKLAFALLENASEQAEIVFNLLFSDEVKSIYEKYGFKWVG, encoded by the coding sequence ATGGATCTTACTCTTTCGAATTTTGATATATTACTTGACTTCTGGGGAAGTACTGATGGATTAAAGATGTCTTTTTCTGGTAATCAATGGTTTGTTTTGCCTGATATTCTTTCTTTTCTAGATAAGAAAGGGATAAAAGCATATATTGAAACTATTCCTCCTGGACTTGTTAGGAGAAGGGCTGAAGGAGAGAAAATTAAAGTTGGTAACTTAGAAATATCATTTAAACCGGAAATAGTTTCTTTACCTACATCTTTATTGCAAGGTCTTAAGATCAAAAAGAGTAAGGAATATGTTGAAAATACTATGGTTATTGTTTATAAAGAGGGATTAAAAGTAAAGGATTGGTGCGATTTAAATAATCTTTCTCGTGTTGCTATTCCTAACCCAGAGACTGAAGGTATTGGGCAAATCTTCAAAGAGATTTACACTGAGGTTTGTGGAAATTATGAGAATTTAGCAAGTAAAGTTTACTTTACTAAGGTTCACCATAGGGAAATTCCTTATATGCTTTCTTCTGGTTCTATTAATGCTGGTGTTGTTTGGAAAACTGAAGCCTTATATTGGAAATTTAATTATATTGAACCAGAAAAGAATAAGGTTGGTAAGCTTGCATTTGCTTTGTTAGAAAATGCTAGTGAACAAGCTGAAATTGTTTTTAATTTGCTCTTTTCTGATGAGGTTAAATCTATTTACGAAAAATATGGTTTTAAATGGGTAGGCTAA
- a CDS encoding amidohydrolase family protein encodes MFKIIDDHAHWFSAKPMSEKELALATAESWLEGEINADVVTMNLLKPFFLALKHRIKKLLGENFIEERNRMIKDDPVNYVKFLFKDAGIEGIIIDEGFGKKEMEIPVKYKLLFRIEKIINDDLFKKSFDKAIEYFEETLRGKVKEGYVGFKTIIAYRTGLKISCNESKAFEDFYSKERDWFGKKAKAFRDYLVCKTLQIAKELKVPVQIHTGAGDRDIKFELSRPSYLTDIVRKYEGKIVFVHAGYPYHRESAWMSYIFPSVYLDISQFNPFAPLSTFNVMKEIFEVSPANKVLYGSDAFNVPEIAWLGAKLAKESFEELKSEFIRRDLIDEKDLKEIEERFFYKNAEELYQF; translated from the coding sequence ATGTTTAAAATAATTGATGATCATGCTCATTGGTTTTCAGCTAAACCAATGAGTGAAAAAGAGTTAGCCTTAGCAACTGCAGAAAGTTGGCTTGAAGGTGAGATAAATGCAGATGTAGTTACAATGAATCTTTTGAAGCCGTTTTTTCTAGCATTAAAACACAGAATAAAGAAGCTTTTGGGGGAGAATTTCATAGAAGAGAGAAACAGAATGATAAAAGATGATCCAGTAAATTACGTTAAATTCCTTTTTAAAGATGCTGGAATAGAAGGGATTATAATTGATGAAGGCTTTGGCAAAAAAGAAATGGAAATACCAGTTAAATATAAACTTCTTTTTAGAATTGAAAAAATTATAAATGACGATCTGTTTAAGAAATCATTTGATAAAGCGATAGAGTACTTTGAAGAGACTTTGAGAGGTAAAGTTAAAGAGGGCTACGTAGGTTTTAAGACAATAATAGCTTATCGTACTGGTTTAAAAATTTCTTGTAATGAAAGTAAAGCCTTTGAAGACTTTTATAGTAAAGAAAGGGACTGGTTTGGTAAAAAAGCTAAGGCCTTTAGAGATTATCTAGTATGTAAAACACTTCAAATTGCTAAAGAGTTAAAAGTCCCAGTTCAAATTCACACTGGTGCAGGAGATAGGGATATAAAATTTGAACTCTCTCGTCCTTCATATTTAACTGATATAGTAAGAAAATACGAAGGGAAAATAGTCTTCGTTCACGCTGGTTATCCTTACCATAGAGAATCAGCTTGGATGAGCTATATATTTCCATCAGTTTATTTAGATATTTCACAATTCAATCCTTTTGCTCCTTTATCAACATTTAACGTAATGAAGGAGATTTTTGAAGTTTCCCCAGCTAATAAAGTGTTATATGGTTCAGATGCGTTTAACGTACCAGAAATAGCATGGTTAGGGGCAAAGTTAGCTAAGGAAAGTTTTGAGGAACTCAAATCAGAATTTATAAGGAGAGACCTTATAGACGAGAAAGATTTAAAAGAAATTGAGGAGAGATTCTTTTATAAAAATGCTGAAGAACTTTATCAATTTTAG